The Pantoea phytobeneficialis genome has a segment encoding these proteins:
- the nudK gene encoding GDP-mannose pyrophosphatase NudK: MPLKINIIKDKLLSENWFVLRNFTYELTRNNGEVLRHKREVYDRGNGATILLYNREKNSVVLTRQFRIATYLNGNESGELIEACAGLLDDDTPEDCIRKEAIEETGYQVGKVEKLWEAYMSPGGVTEILHFFAAEYSEAQRANKGGGVEDEEITVLELAFPEALAMMKNGRIRDGKTIMLLQHAQLAGWLHA, from the coding sequence ATGCCGTTAAAGATCAATATCATCAAAGACAAGTTGCTGTCAGAAAACTGGTTTGTGCTGCGCAACTTTACCTACGAACTTACCCGCAACAATGGTGAAGTGCTGCGTCACAAACGTGAAGTCTACGACCGTGGCAACGGCGCAACCATCCTGCTCTACAACCGTGAAAAAAATAGCGTGGTGCTGACGCGCCAATTCCGTATTGCCACCTACCTGAACGGTAATGAGAGTGGCGAACTGATTGAGGCCTGCGCGGGCCTGCTGGACGACGATACGCCTGAAGACTGCATCCGTAAGGAAGCGATTGAGGAAACCGGTTATCAGGTGGGTAAAGTGGAAAAACTCTGGGAAGCCTATATGTCACCAGGGGGCGTTACCGAGATTCTGCACTTCTTCGCTGCTGAATACAGCGAAGCTCAACGCGCGAACAAAGGCGGCGGTGTTGAAGACGAAGAAATTACCGTGCTCGAACTGGCGTTTCCTGAAGCGCTGGCGATGATGAAAAATGGTCGTATCCGTGACGGTAAAACGATTATGTTACTGCAACATGCGCAACTTGCAGGATGGCTGCACGCCTGA
- the napC gene encoding cytochrome c-type protein NapC — MKQMILRIWRWWRRPSRLALGTLLLIGFAGGIIFWGGFNTGLEMTNREQFCIGCHEMRNNVYQEYMQTVHYNNRSGVRATCPDCHVPHEWGPKMWRKLQASKEVYAKVFGIVDTPEKFEEKRLELAQNEWRRMKNNNSQACRNCHNFEYMDFTAQKTVAAKMHTKAVEEGKTCIDCHKGIAHHLPDMKEEKNGF, encoded by the coding sequence ATGAAGCAGATGATTCTCCGCATCTGGCGCTGGTGGCGTCGTCCCAGCCGCCTGGCGCTTGGCACGTTGCTGCTGATTGGTTTCGCCGGAGGCATCATTTTCTGGGGCGGATTTAATACCGGCCTGGAGATGACCAACCGCGAGCAATTCTGTATCGGTTGCCATGAAATGCGTAACAACGTCTATCAGGAATATATGCAGACGGTGCACTACAACAACCGCAGCGGCGTGCGTGCGACCTGCCCGGATTGCCATGTGCCACACGAGTGGGGGCCAAAAATGTGGCGTAAGTTACAGGCCAGCAAAGAGGTGTATGCCAAGGTGTTCGGCATTGTCGACACGCCAGAAAAGTTTGAGGAAAAGCGGCTTGAACTGGCGCAAAACGAATGGCGCAGGATGAAGAACAACAATTCGCAAGCCTGCCGTAACTGCCATAACTTTGAATATATGGATTTTACCGCGCAGAAGACGGTCGCGGCGAAGATGCACACCAAAGCGGTGGAGGAAGGCAAAACCTGTATCGACTGCCATAAAGGGATTGCGCATCACCTGCCAGATATGAAAGAGGAAAAGAACGGATTTTGA
- the napB gene encoding nitrate reductase cytochrome c-type subunit: MKPLITLLTLAALTLGGAVWADNGVDLQQSPEVTATQQGTIHQPKEQSRKPLNYVNQPPVIPHSVDGYQVTKNVNRCLQCHGTQSYLTTGAPRVSPTHFTDRDGLVSSTVSPRRYFCLQCHVPQTDAKPVVENTFRPAEGFGQ, encoded by the coding sequence ATGAAACCTCTTATCACACTTCTTACATTGGCTGCCCTGACATTGGGCGGCGCGGTCTGGGCCGATAACGGCGTGGACTTGCAACAGTCACCGGAGGTGACGGCCACGCAGCAGGGCACGATCCATCAGCCCAAAGAGCAGAGCCGCAAGCCGCTGAACTATGTCAATCAACCACCGGTGATCCCGCATAGCGTTGATGGCTACCAGGTGACGAAAAACGTTAACCGCTGCCTGCAATGCCACGGTACGCAAAGTTACCTCACCACCGGTGCGCCCCGCGTTAGTCCAACGCACTTTACCGATCGTGATGGCCTGGTCAGCAGTACGGTTTCACCGCGCCGCTATTTTTGTCTGCAATGCCATGTGCCGCAGACCGATGCCAAACCGGTGGTGGAAAACACCTTCCGTCCGGCTGAGGGCTTTGGTCAATGA